In Setaria viridis chromosome 5, Setaria_viridis_v4.0, whole genome shotgun sequence, the genomic stretch CAAAAACCAACGTAACTGATGCAAAAGACAAAGGAAATCAACAGGACTTCAAAGTACTCGGATCTCGTCCTGTGGAATCAACAGGGATATCTCCATTAATTATACCCAGAACCCATGCAAGTAGTATGCCATTCCGGGTTCACAGATCATACAGGTCGTCGAAAGCCACATCTTGATCGCAGCGAGTGCGTACGGACCTGATGAGAATCCTCATCGATCTGTGCTCCCACCCATTTTAAAACAAGAAATGCCTAAAGTTATCAGGCTAATCGAGATCAAGCATACCCATCACTTTTTTTTAATACGCATACCCATCACAAGCATCTCACAAATAAACGAGTTAGCACTTGACAACGCCGCCAGCTCGAGGCGTGCAGCCAAGCATATACCGCCACAGGCGAGCGAAACCAATGTGCCAAGGGGAGGGCCAGGCCATGACGTGGGACGAAGCGGATGCGAACCGGACGGATCGAGCAGAGCGGAGGGAGCTGCAGCTCGCGGCGCGTGGGGGAGGATCGAGTTCACGAGCGTCCCTCTCGCGGTTCACGAGCGCTCGCGCGCAACCGGACagcgctagctagctagctagctactggTGGAGGCTTGCCGCTACACACCCGCGCCCGGACGCCTTTTCCTAATATTCACCCGTCCTCCAAAGCAAAATATAGCTAGCGAACCATATCGCTGCATCGGTCGCCATATGCAGGGCGTTTTCCTGGAGTTGCAAAGCACGCACCAACCGCAGCAGCCCCACGGGATCCAAGCTGCCTGGAACGCCTGCGCTGTAGTGTTTTCTTGGCCTGCTTTGGGGGTTGGGAGGAGCGGCCGTGGCCGGGTGGGGTACTGGGGTTTGGCTATAGCTGCTTAGCTTTCCCATGGCTACTATATGTGTGTGAAGATGAAAGCTTTGTGGGATGCATGAGCTACTGCAGACGGATGGGTTTCCGTGGGCTGTGTGTTGAGCAGTTGAGGTATGCTAATCAATGAGTGGTGGTGGTTGACATTGCGAGGCTTCCTTTCTCTCTTCGAATCAATATCATATCGTGTATGAGTATGACTTGAGGAAACCGGACACATTGTCGTCCTGTAGTGCAATGAGGCTGCGATTCGGACCATGCGCATACTCCATAAGAGATAAGCATGATGTTCACCTGCTCTTGACACGATTGCGCTACGCTACACACCTTAGATAGCATACGCATGCCTCGTATATGCATGGTTCCAAATATCAGATGTAGCAGGCAATATAATGTCAACGTCTAAAATGGCTTTTATTTATAGCAGATGGGACAATACCCCTGTCCCTACAACCGTAGATAGAGTGCTTtatacaacaaaaaaaaagttaaaacttTCGTAGAAAACAAATGTGGCCATTACCATATATATGCACATACCATAATCTCTATATATAATTAGTGCCATCAGCAACAGGGCAACATTCTCACTACGTATTACTAATCATCTCTGCTAGTATTAGTTTTGCTCTAACAATGCAACAAGTTTGTTTGAGGAAATAAAAAGAAGATTGCAACTGTCTAGCTCCCAGCTAGAATTGCATGCTGCAGTGCTGTCAAAGAGCCAGAGCACGACGCACACGCGTGTGCAAATGGACAAACAAGCGGTGATGAAGCTGTCGCCTTGTGATCTTCTGCATTAACTCGCATATAACTAAAGAGTCACATGCTATAGCTGGTTCCATACCCCGATGGCCAAGGGCAATATATGCCACCGTAACCACCACATATTTTACGACCTAGATTTAGGGCCCCAGTTATGCGATCCAGGATCTACCCGGCCAGAAGGACAGACGACCAAGCTGACACAACGACGGACGGACGGATGGAGCCgcatctgcatgcatgcatgttttgcCTAGTTGTACCGATATCGTCTTGCGACTGTCAGGTTGATCCAGATTCCAGTTGGAGGCGTGAGCTCGTGAGCCTTTGACAGctactgaaagtctgaaacaagAAAGCGTAGGTACGGTACGTATACGTGCGTACGTACCGGCGACTGTTGCAGGCCGCTGGCCGGGTCGTGTAACGTTATTATACGTACGTTCCAGCTGCGTTTTTGTAGGCTTACTGCCTACTAGTACAAGCAAAATGTTTCTATCTGGCCCCTTGATTATTAATTAATCTTCGAACGCGACTTGTCGGTGTACTTGTTGTCTTTCAGAGGGTGCTACATGCCGCGACGCCGatgtatatgtgtgtgtgtgtgtgtgtgtgttatcGTCGAACCTTGCAGGGGATCGATCTCCCATTCCATCTCGTGAGTGAAGAGCACGCACGCGGTCAATTCGTTGGTGGAATGAGGCCCTGATTGACAGAGTATTGTCTCAGACCTACTACACTATAGGTTCCTGTGATGAATAACTCATGCAGATGCAGACCCGGGTCGGCCTATCTGTGTACCGGCGACCAAGCAAGTAGCTGCGCCAGCAgagagcatgcatgcatgtgaacgATGTGATGCGCCGCAGGACAGAGAAGCTAGCGAGAGATGTAGCTCGGCACGTACGTGTCGGCCTCTGCGTCTGCGAGAGAGCAGAGTACGCACTGCAGGTCTGCAGCACTGGGTCTGGGTGTAAGGTGTTGTACCTCGACATGTGGAAGGAAGGAACCAACCAACAGCGAGTTGGGTTCAGGGCCTCTTGATTTGGTCCCTGTCTCCTACCGTCACAAGACATGCGCACCCTCCGTACCTCGGTTCTGCTCCAGCTAGCCTCCAACATATCACCGATGTAAAAAAAGCTTCACAGGAGATTTGCCTGCCGCATGCGTTTTGAATGGACTTCACAAGAGGGAGTGTGGCATTTTACGGTGGCAGCACGTAGATCCTAGGAGCCTGGGATAAAGCTCGCTAGGATCTGAACCCGCCCTCGATCTCCGGCGCAGCAGCCGTGTGTCTTGCGAGCCGTGACCTATGGTCTATGGAGCCAGAACCGCGCGAGCGCCCCCGACCCGATGTGGAAGGGCGGTGAcgacggcgcgggcggaggaggtCGATTGATTGCAGGCGGATGGACGGATGATTGGATGAGGAGTGGAGGACGCAGACTTGCAGAGCGTGGCTGTGCTCGGTTGCCTTTCGCGTGGCTGCGTGGGGGACCCGGCGGGGTTAGTCCGGTTGCGGCAGTTGGGGTCCGCCGGCCGAGGTGCGGACAAGTACGACGCTTCCGCCCGTGACCGTTGCCATGTGACCCCGGGAGAGCACATGTCCATGCGTGATGCCCTCCCATCCCATGGacggacggccggccggccggcccccgcgCGTGGACGCTTGCTGGCTTTGGCAAGAATGACCGCGCTGCCAGGACTGGTGGGAACGCTGGCACGCGACACGCCGCGGCCTCCCGTGTGCAGCGTGCGGTCATTCCTGGCCACgcatcgccggccggccggccggcttgccgccgccggtgtTCCACACCACCACCGTTAATTTCTAGCCACATAACCCATCAGCTACTACTCCATGGATTACCTAGGTCATTCCGAGCCACACATGGGCAGTTTCAGCGGCAGCGCCTAAAAGCTCGGAGTAAACTGAGTTCAGCCTTGGTGAGTGGTGAGTCATGGGCAGTGAATGCGAATCGGTCACCCACTCACCCACGCATGCCCGGCTTTGGCTTTCTGCAGCCAATTTGTGGACCGGCCACATACATGTGCGTATGGCTGTACAGTAGCCATGGCACGATGGCAGAAGCGCAGTAATGCTCCTTAAATTGAAGAAAAGGGAGGGCAGGATGACCCATCTTGGGATCAAATGTACGGAGGATCGTGCGTATATTGGAACATGGGCACATGGCAAGGATGCCAGGTCGAGGCAACATCAGTAAAGTTCTGTGAGTTTTGATCATGCTTTGTGTTTCATTCTACAAACCCCTCACTAGGAGGTAGCAATCGCCTTGCCCTCAGCAAAATTTCTACAGATACCTCATTCTAGACAAGTTCAAATTTCAAGCATACTCTTCCTCTCGCACACTAATTATACGCCATACATTGTCCATATGTAAATTGGGATATTTCGTTCTAGCAACAAATCAAAACCAGAAAGATTCTCCATTTTTGGTAAATCAATCCATATCGCCTAATCTTTAGTGCCCTAAATTACTAGTCAAAGACAAGATCAACGCTATAATAACAGGGCTGAAGTAAAAATAATGCCAGATTATTCCCTCGCCTAAAGATAAACAGAAACGGCAGATTATCATGTACTAATAGCACAACAAAGGGAATCAAACGCTACAAATGACTACGGTGGTGACGGAAAAAGTAACAAGGGGTCGGTACAACTTCACTGAATCACCGTGCAGATACAAGATTGCAGCAAATGTCGCCCTTGCGTGCAAGTGAGTTGGGGTCCCATTTCCCAATCATTTTCCATTTCATTTTCATCTAAAATCCTGACAAACGGGAACATGGCCGGCTCTGAGGTTTGCTATTTATACCACCTCTCTTTCCCTCCGCACAAGCCTCTCGCTCCGTGCTCTCTACCTCCTTACCCAGCACATACACACTCCAACCTCCGCACAGCCAATAGATACAGACAGAAGGATGAAGCTGAGAGCAAAAGGTCTAGGCCTCTTGCTTCTCCTTGTCTTGCTTGCTCTTTGCTCCACCATTGATGTCAGCGAGGCGAGAAGAGGCAAGCATTGGAGGCCTAGGAGCTCACCAAGCTCCTCGCAGCTGAAGAAAGGCAAAGGAAAGAAGAGTACCTCCCACCGGCAACATGGCAGCAACCGGCCAAGCCCGAAGCCACCAGTCAGCTCGACACCAAGCCCTGGTGCTGGCAAAGGAAATCAGAATCCGTACCAACCAAGCCCAACTCCGAGTGCCCCTGTCAGCCCGAGTCCAAGCCCTGCCAACGACAGTAGGCATTCGAGTCCCAAGCCGCCGACTCCAAGCTGCGGGAAGGGTCATCAGCAGACATCACAGCCACCGCCATTGCCACCAGCCTCACAGGGTGAGGTCTTCAACGTGGTTGATTTTGGAGCCAAGGGTGATGGAGTTACGGATGATACTAAGGTCGACAGCTTTGCTCTCAAATGCTCTGTTTCAAACTAAATTCATAAAATTATTAAGCACCATGCATTCTCTGAGTTAGAAATTCTCAATACCAATTCCTTTTGTCCAGTTTGTCCTTCAaatgatttgtttcaaactCACCACATGACTTGCATGAGAACTCCATGTTGATCACCTCCAGGGGAACTGTGATATCAACATCTTGTGATTAGAATTTATCATGTATATTTTTATTACTAATTCCTGAATGTTCAGAAATGTGAATTTAGCATGAATGCTTTTGCTATTCCGAATTCATTTGCCAGCACCACCACAGCCTATGATGATGGTTGGCATTTCAATGTTTCCTATGAACATAGTAACCAGTTTACTCTCACTACCTCACATGGTTTCTAGTGCAGAGCCCAAGAAAGTTGTCACTAGTGCCATATTTTTTCTGGAATCTTTTTTTGCGTGTCTGCATGTGTTGCCAGCAATTTGATTTGTTCCCTACTTTGGCTTGTTCTTTCCTTCTCACATGATTGTTTAATCTAATGCATAAACAGATACATTCACACATCTAGCtggtcaatttttttttgtatatttGTAGTCATGGAGAGAAGAAAGGTTACATATCAAGCAAGTTAGGATTCACAATACGAGAACCTTTTCCACATCTCTTACAAGACCTTTCTGTGTGCAgaggaaacaaacaaaaaattattCTAATCTTGAGATTCCCAGGCTTTACAGATAGAGAATATAGCAAAAACTCTCTTTGGCATTAACATAGtcccctttttttccttttgcaagAACACACTGCATGAACCAATAGtacatttttttgttttaattaTAAAGCAAAAAAACTAATGGGAAATTTGTAGTGAATTTGCAAGAAAAtaaacctcattttaaaatAATCTGAGATATGCACTGTGGCCTTGTTTGAAAGCTCTATCAAAActcatttcttttatattttCAGTAAAACGAACTTAGATTTTCAATTTCTTTCTTAGTGGTTGCAAAATGCTGCTTGTTCCAACATGGAGACCAAAATAATAAGACGCACAGTGCAATTTCTGACTATCTAGCTTAGGGTCTGGGCTTTACAGAGTGTGTTTTCACCTCCTGCTCAATTGATTTTGTGATGCTAGATTCCAGAGGACTGTCTTTTCAGAAGAAGCTACAGCTAATATTTGTGCATGCATTTGCATACAGGCTTTTGAAGGAGCGTGGGCTGCTGCCTGCAAGCAGGGGGCATCTACAGTTCTTGTACCACCAGAACTAGAGTTCCTTGTTGGGCCAATCTCGTTCTCTGGGCCTTACTGCAAACCAAACATTGTCTTCCAGGTAAATTATGCTGTGTCCCAAATAAGATACTCAAAAAAGCTTTCCTGATTACTTTCATAGCCTAAACTGATCAACAAAATGTAGGACAGGTTTGTATTTTGTCTAGTTTGATAAGCATATTGATGGAAGAATAAGTGCAGCAAGTAATTCTGTTTAATGATGCACTCATTTTGCAGCTGGAAGGAACAATCCTAGCTCCAACCAGTGCTAAAGCCTGGGGTTCTGGCTTGCTCCAGTGGCTTGAGTTCACCAAACTAAATGGAATAGTAATTCAAGGCAATGGTATCATAAATGGCAGAGGGCAACAATGGTGGACCTACGCAGACctagaggatgaggatgaggatgacacAGTAAGAGATGGCCGCCAAGTGTACCATTGTCTATAAATTACTCAAATGAAAAGTTGATTGTGTTAATTGCTCACCTTGGATACTTTCTTTCAGTACGATGTGGAGCTCGAGACAATGCCACATATTAAACCTACAGTAAGAATATCACTATCTTTCTGCACATAATTATCACATATAGAAACAAAGTAATCACAAATCTGATTTCGTAACCTGATGCAGGCATTGAGGTTTTATGGTAGTTTCAACGTTTTAGTAGCTGGCATCACTATTGTCAACAGCTCACAGTGCCATCTTAAGTTTGACAACTGTCAAGGAGTGATGGTCCATGATGTGACTATATCCTCCCCCGAGAACAGTCTCAACACTGACGGAATACACCTGCAGAACTCAAAAGATGTCAGCATTCATCATACAAACATGGCTTGTGGTAATTCCTTGTTGCATCTAAATTCAAGAGGCATCTAGGCTATACTCAGTAAGCTGAAAAGTTTTGTTTTGCCCAGCTTTAACGCAAAGAAATTTTCAACAACACAAGGCAACTTATATGTTCTAGATATACTCATGAAACTGAAAAGTTTTGTTTTGCCCAGCTTTAGCACAAATAATTTTTCAACAACACAAGACAGCTCATATGTTCTAAAAATATATAAGGCCTTATCTACAAGATAACTCATATGTTCTAAATATATAAGCCTGAAAGGATATACAAAAGTGTGACTTAAAAAGAACTACCTAGGGTCAACTGAAAGCCTGCGCCTCAGTTCTATCACTCCTGTATTCTCTATTCTCTG encodes the following:
- the LOC117858763 gene encoding polygalacturonase At1g48100 — translated: MKLRAKGLGLLLLLVLLALCSTIDVSEARRGKHWRPRSSPSSSQLKKGKGKKSTSHRQHGSNRPSPKPPVSSTPSPGAGKGNQNPYQPSPTPSAPVSPSPSPANDSRHSSPKPPTPSCGKGHQQTSQPPPLPPASQGEVFNVVDFGAKGDGVTDDTKAFEGAWAAACKQGASTVLVPPELEFLVGPISFSGPYCKPNIVFQLEGTILAPTSAKAWGSGLLQWLEFTKLNGIVIQGNGIINGRGQQWWTYADLEDEDEDDTYDVELETMPHIKPTALRFYGSFNVLVAGITIVNSSQCHLKFDNCQGVMVHDVTISSPENSLNTDGIHLQNSKDVSIHHTNMACGDDCISIQTGCSNINIHNVNCGPGHGISIGGLGRDNTKACVSNVTVRDVNMLRTMNGVRIKTWQGGVGLVQDIRFSNIQVTEVQTPIIIDQFYCDKSTCRNQTSAVGVSGVQYENIRGTFTIKPVHFACSDSLPCSGISLTGVQLRPVQVPHYHLNNPFCWQAFGELYTPTVPPIACLQLGKPAGNNLQTYNDIC